Proteins from a genomic interval of Myxococcales bacterium:
- a CDS encoding c-type cytochrome: MRLRRIAVALGTLTAASVLAHAERVAARKMMMSPRDLAPPSFALGGRPLTAAPAPAGLDAAQAAYLSGSAIAVVGAQALVIDADSGDLVLTGADGAPTARLAIGTTATQLVFDPVTHRAYVASRGTDEIIVVEVGASLTIAGRWRTPTEPYGLALTPDRTMLLTTTVAARTLVAFDVATGKERWRRALAPDPRGVAIDPDGSTALVTSLVTGAVERIELATPQAGTSVSLSPAVSATGNPFAASVVGQLGGGSESGRGHARNAFAARFIGADLALVAHQTSIPLQDARFGENTGSYGGGFEPPIKHQVTFIATGARASRSVTAQIADHQPKAIAWDPVRDRAFVVGYGSDSLLVLGAAGQAGVRFDRTVAVGAEGGCGPEGVAVGADGTAWVFCAVSRKVVRVPMDGEASTATVGAVAVAPTRMSKQAHEGFDLFRKGNDGRISSRGAMACSSCHPEAGTDGLSWRIESHELQTPLLAGRVAGTHPYKWDGGDRDLAISLTSTMRRLGGAGLTPGQTKSLAAYLEALPRPRTIKRDPTAVARGQALFESDEVGCTTCHGGPLYTDNVTHELGGTLAQSDTPSLVGLARSAPYYHDGSAATLEALLAERATVHGMSETASLTAGERRDLIAYLETL, translated from the coding sequence ATGCGCCTCCGCCGGATCGCCGTCGCCCTCGGAACCCTGACCGCCGCGAGCGTCCTGGCCCACGCCGAGCGCGTGGCCGCCCGCAAGATGATGATGTCGCCGCGCGACCTGGCGCCGCCGTCGTTCGCGCTCGGCGGCCGGCCGCTCACGGCCGCCCCGGCGCCGGCGGGCCTCGACGCGGCGCAGGCGGCGTACCTGTCAGGCTCGGCGATCGCGGTGGTCGGCGCGCAGGCGCTGGTGATCGACGCCGACAGCGGCGATCTGGTCCTGACCGGCGCCGACGGCGCGCCCACCGCCCGCCTGGCGATCGGCACCACCGCGACCCAGCTGGTGTTCGACCCGGTGACGCACCGGGCCTACGTCGCCAGCCGCGGGACCGACGAGATCATCGTGGTCGAGGTGGGCGCGTCGCTGACGATCGCTGGCCGCTGGCGCACGCCGACCGAGCCCTACGGCCTCGCGCTGACGCCTGATCGCACGATGCTGCTGACCACGACGGTCGCGGCCCGCACCCTGGTGGCGTTCGACGTCGCCACCGGCAAGGAGCGCTGGCGCCGGGCGCTGGCGCCCGATCCGCGCGGCGTCGCGATCGATCCCGACGGCTCCACCGCGCTCGTCACGTCGCTGGTGACCGGCGCGGTCGAGCGGATCGAGCTGGCGACGCCCCAGGCCGGCACCTCGGTCAGCCTGTCGCCGGCGGTGTCCGCGACCGGCAACCCGTTCGCGGCCAGCGTCGTCGGCCAGCTCGGCGGCGGCAGCGAGAGCGGGCGCGGCCACGCGCGCAACGCGTTCGCCGCGCGGTTCATCGGCGCCGACCTCGCGCTGGTCGCGCACCAGACCTCGATCCCGCTGCAGGACGCGCGCTTCGGCGAGAACACCGGCTCGTACGGCGGCGGCTTCGAGCCGCCGATCAAGCACCAGGTCACGTTCATCGCCACCGGCGCCCGCGCCAGCCGCTCGGTGACCGCGCAGATCGCCGACCACCAGCCCAAGGCGATCGCGTGGGATCCGGTGCGCGACCGCGCGTTCGTCGTCGGCTACGGCTCGGACTCGCTGCTCGTGCTCGGCGCCGCCGGGCAGGCCGGCGTCCGGTTCGATCGCACCGTCGCCGTGGGCGCCGAGGGCGGCTGCGGGCCCGAGGGCGTCGCGGTCGGCGCCGACGGCACCGCGTGGGTGTTCTGCGCGGTGTCGCGCAAGGTCGTGCGCGTGCCGATGGACGGCGAGGCGTCGACCGCGACGGTCGGCGCGGTCGCGGTCGCGCCGACGCGGATGTCGAAGCAGGCCCACGAGGGCTTCGATCTGTTCCGCAAGGGCAACGACGGGCGGATCTCGTCGCGCGGCGCGATGGCGTGCTCGAGCTGCCACCCCGAGGCCGGCACCGACGGGTTGTCGTGGCGGATCGAGAGCCACGAGCTGCAGACCCCGCTGCTGGCCGGGCGCGTCGCCGGCACGCACCCGTACAAGTGGGACGGCGGCGATCGCGATCTCGCGATCAGCCTGACCTCGACCATGCGTCGCCTCGGCGGCGCCGGCCTGACCCCGGGCCAGACCAAGTCGCTCGCGGCCTACCTCGAGGCGCTGCCGCGCCCGCGCACGATCAAGCGCGACCCGACCGCGGTCGCGCGCGGCCAGGCCCTGTTCGAGAGCGACGAGGTCGGGTGCACGACCTGCCACGGCGGCCCGCTCTACACCGACAACGTCACCCACGAGCTCGGCGGCACGCTCGCGCAGTCGGACACGCCGTCGCTGGTCGGGCTCGCCCGGAGCGCGCCCTACTACCACGACGGCAGCGCCGCGACGCTCGAGGCGCTCCTGGCCGAGCGGGCCACGGTCCACGGCATGTCCGAGACCGCCTCGCTGACCGCGGGCGAGCGGCGCGATCTGATCGCGTACCTCGAGACGCTCTAG
- a CDS encoding response regulator: MVRFLRATLTAHDFAVSVAEGVAAGATAAAAEPPDVVLLDLGLPDGDGLELVRRLRQWTAVPIIVLSARGREDDKVAALDAGADDYLTKPFGVRELFARIRVALRHRPGAAATAVLTAGAITIDDERHEVRVEDRLVKLTPTEYRLLALLVRHAGKVLTHRMLLKEIWGPNAVEHVHYVRVHMAALRAKVEANPSRPRWLLTEPGVGYRLSDSGDATA; this comes from the coding sequence ATGGTGCGGTTCCTGCGCGCCACCCTGACCGCCCACGACTTCGCGGTGTCGGTGGCCGAGGGCGTCGCCGCCGGCGCCACCGCCGCCGCCGCCGAACCGCCCGACGTCGTGCTGCTCGATCTCGGGCTGCCCGACGGCGACGGCCTGGAGCTCGTCCGCCGCCTGCGCCAGTGGACGGCGGTGCCGATCATCGTGCTGTCGGCGCGCGGCCGCGAGGACGACAAGGTCGCGGCGCTCGACGCTGGCGCCGACGACTACCTGACCAAGCCGTTCGGCGTGCGCGAGCTGTTCGCGCGCATCCGGGTCGCGCTGCGCCACCGCCCCGGCGCCGCCGCGACGGCCGTGCTCACCGCGGGCGCGATCACGATCGACGACGAGCGCCACGAGGTCCGGGTCGAGGACCGGCTGGTCAAGCTCACCCCGACCGAGTACCGGCTGCTCGCGCTGCTGGTGCGCCACGCCGGCAAGGTGCTGACCCATCGCATGTTGCTCAAGGAGATCTGGGGCCCCAACGCGGTCGAGCACGTCCACTACGTCCGAGTCCACATGGCCGCGCTGCGCGCGAAGGTCGAGGCCAACCCCAGCCGCCCCCGCTGGCTGCTCACCGAACCCGGCGTCGGCTACCGCCTGAGCGACAGCGGTGACGCGACGGCGTGA
- a CDS encoding sensor histidine kinase KdpD: MLESAQRLRAEGVDVVIGVIETHGRAETGALVVGLPVVPRRRTEHRGVTLDELDLDAALARRPRVILVDELAHTNAPGSRHLKRWQDVLELLDAGIEVHTTLNVQHVASLTDVVEQITGVKVRETVPDDVLARADELELIDLAPEVLLERLGEGKVYLPEQARRATQHFFQKGNLLALRELALRRTAEQVDVDVRAYRQAHGLARPWVERERVLVAVGPSPSSERLIRAGKRAAERLDATWEVAAVDRPSRPLAARDRDRLEAHLRLAESLGAEIVRLRGEHVADALLAHARRRGVTRVVVGKPTHGRWRDLLRGGLVDALIRGSGEIEVHVVAPIDHDAEPPAPTGPRVAPPTARWSWVVGALAVAAVTALGLLVFAHVTLADLAMMYVVAIMIAGLGGRGPSLLAATMSVLAFDVCFVPPRFTLAVSDLGYLVTFAVMFAAGLTISALTTRLRRQEQDALVRERRTAAILGFTREIAAAEAAADIAAVAVRHVEELIGVGAAVLVPERDGDLTTLTAIAGLMPLSAPEQSVAAWSLAHRQPAGHGTATLPGAAVTAVPLDEDAPRGVLVTAGRRDAPPFTADERLLLAALARQTGLALGRVQLASAARDASIRARTEELRSSLLSAVSHDLRTPLAVITGAATSLRDTRAKLPPAVEADLIGTIVDEARRLERVLQNLLNITRVETGLEPARAWVPVSELCGSALTRLADVLGDRAVELDVPDELVVSVDPVLFEQVLINLIENAVKHGAPPITIAARRHGALVEVSVADAGAGIDPASAPRLFDKFFRAPGARKGGVGLGLAVCRGVVTAHGGTIAVERAGRGGARFVVRLPTPPPPVVPALALAAPGAP, from the coding sequence CGGCCGCGCCGAGACCGGCGCGCTGGTGGTGGGGCTGCCGGTGGTGCCGCGGCGCCGGACCGAGCACCGCGGGGTGACGCTCGACGAGCTCGACCTCGACGCCGCGCTGGCGCGCCGGCCGCGGGTGATCCTGGTCGACGAGCTGGCCCACACCAACGCGCCGGGCAGCCGCCACCTCAAGCGCTGGCAGGACGTGCTCGAGCTGCTCGACGCCGGCATCGAGGTCCACACCACGCTGAACGTCCAGCACGTCGCCAGCCTCACCGACGTGGTCGAGCAGATCACCGGCGTCAAGGTGCGCGAGACCGTCCCCGACGACGTGCTGGCCCGCGCCGACGAGCTCGAGCTGATCGATCTGGCGCCCGAGGTGCTGCTCGAGCGGCTGGGCGAGGGCAAGGTGTACCTGCCCGAGCAGGCGCGGCGCGCCACCCAGCACTTCTTCCAGAAGGGCAACCTGCTGGCGCTGCGCGAGCTGGCGCTGCGCCGCACCGCCGAGCAGGTCGACGTCGACGTGCGCGCCTACCGCCAGGCCCACGGCCTCGCGCGGCCGTGGGTCGAGCGCGAGCGGGTGCTGGTGGCGGTGGGCCCGAGCCCGTCGTCGGAGCGCTTGATCCGCGCCGGCAAGCGCGCGGCCGAGCGGCTCGACGCCACCTGGGAGGTGGCCGCGGTCGATCGGCCCAGCCGGCCGCTGGCGGCGCGCGACCGCGACCGGCTCGAGGCCCACCTGCGGCTGGCCGAGTCGCTGGGCGCCGAGATCGTGCGCCTGCGCGGCGAGCACGTGGCCGACGCGCTCCTGGCCCACGCGCGGCGCCGCGGCGTCACCCGGGTCGTCGTCGGCAAGCCCACGCACGGGCGGTGGCGGGACCTGCTCCGCGGCGGCCTGGTCGACGCGCTGATCCGCGGCTCGGGCGAGATCGAGGTCCACGTCGTGGCGCCGATCGACCACGACGCGGAGCCCCCGGCCCCGACCGGCCCACGGGTGGCGCCGCCGACGGCGCGGTGGAGCTGGGTGGTGGGCGCGCTGGCGGTCGCCGCCGTGACCGCGCTCGGGCTGCTGGTCTTCGCGCACGTCACGCTCGCGGATCTGGCGATGATGTACGTGGTCGCGATCATGATCGCCGGGCTGGGCGGCCGCGGCCCGTCGCTGCTGGCGGCGACGATGTCGGTGCTGGCGTTCGACGTCTGCTTCGTGCCGCCGCGGTTCACGCTGGCGGTCAGCGACCTCGGGTACCTGGTCACCTTCGCGGTGATGTTCGCGGCCGGCCTGACGATCAGCGCCCTCACCACCCGGCTGCGCCGCCAGGAGCAAGACGCGCTGGTGCGCGAGCGCCGCACCGCCGCGATCCTCGGCTTCACCCGCGAGATCGCCGCCGCCGAGGCCGCCGCCGACATCGCGGCGGTCGCGGTGCGCCACGTCGAGGAGCTCATCGGCGTCGGCGCCGCGGTGCTGGTCCCCGAGCGGGACGGCGACCTCACCACGCTCACCGCGATCGCCGGCCTGATGCCGCTGTCCGCGCCCGAGCAGTCGGTGGCGGCGTGGAGCCTGGCCCACCGCCAGCCCGCCGGCCACGGCACCGCGACCCTGCCCGGCGCCGCGGTCACCGCGGTGCCGCTCGACGAGGACGCCCCCCGCGGCGTCCTGGTCACCGCCGGCCGCCGCGACGCGCCGCCGTTCACCGCCGACGAGCGCCTCCTGCTGGCGGCGCTGGCCCGCCAGACCGGCCTGGCGCTGGGGCGGGTGCAGCTCGCGAGCGCCGCGCGCGACGCGTCGATCCGGGCCCGCACCGAGGAGCTGCGCAGCTCGTTGTTGTCGGCGGTGTCGCACGATCTGCGCACGCCGCTCGCGGTCATCACCGGCGCGGCCACCTCCCTGCGCGACACCCGCGCCAAGCTGCCGCCGGCGGTCGAGGCCGACCTGATCGGCACCATCGTCGACGAGGCCCGCCGGCTCGAGCGGGTGCTGCAGAACCTGCTCAACATCACCCGGGTCGAGACCGGCCTCGAGCCGGCCCGCGCGTGGGTGCCGGTCAGCGAGCTGTGCGGCTCGGCGCTCACCCGGCTGGCCGACGTGCTCGGCGACCGCGCGGTCGAGCTGGACGTCCCCGACGAGCTCGTGGTGTCGGTCGATCCGGTACTGTTCGAGCAGGTGCTGATCAACCTGATCGAGAACGCGGTGAAGCACGGCGCGCCGCCGATCACGATCGCCGCGCGCCGCCACGGCGCCCTGGTCGAGGTCTCGGTCGCGGACGCCGGCGCCGGGATCGATCCGGCGTCGGCGCCGCGCCTGTTCGACAAGTTCTTCCGGGCGCCCGGCGCGCGCAAGGGCGGCGTCGGCCTCGGGCTGGCGGTGTGCCGCGGCGTGGTCACGGCCCACGGCGGCACCATCGCCGTCGAGCGCGCCGGCCGCGGCGGCGCGCGGTTCGTGGTCCGGCTGCCGACGCCGCCGCCGCCGGTGGTGCCCGCGCTCGCCCTCGCGGCCCCGGGGGCGCCGTGA
- a CDS encoding acyltransferase, with amino-acid sequence MSPSPVRVDRLRHNSPNLDILRAVAVLTVVVDHLVPTLAFRGFEIPQLVSKLTLHIGHAGVLAFFVHTSLVLMYSLERNGGATRGAWFQRFYLRRGLRIYPLAVVCVAAVVALGWPEASWKPYHPPSWQEIAANVMLIQNLWTGHSVLTPLWSLPYEVEMYVVLPVLYLIARRGDALRWLVGFMVVATVGGYLLRKLQHGHMNLAAYVPCFLAGVICYVLRDRIRPRLSGRWWPLVVVGAVASYCVAHTVSDRLIYWFGWVYCSAIALAIPLFADSPVRWLNRAAERVATYSYGIYLLHVPALHIVFSLWQPGSLALELVLFVAITVALAVVAYHAIEAPMVRLGRRLTSS; translated from the coding sequence GTGTCGCCGTCACCCGTGCGAGTTGATCGCCTGCGGCACAACTCGCCCAACCTCGACATCCTGCGCGCGGTCGCGGTGCTGACGGTCGTGGTCGATCACCTCGTGCCGACGCTCGCGTTCCGCGGCTTCGAGATCCCGCAGCTGGTGTCGAAGCTGACGCTGCACATCGGCCACGCCGGGGTGCTGGCGTTCTTCGTCCACACCAGCCTGGTGCTGATGTACTCGCTCGAGCGCAACGGCGGCGCCACGCGCGGCGCGTGGTTCCAGCGCTTCTACCTGCGGCGCGGCCTGCGCATCTACCCGCTCGCGGTCGTGTGCGTGGCGGCGGTGGTCGCGCTGGGCTGGCCCGAGGCCAGCTGGAAGCCGTACCACCCGCCGAGCTGGCAGGAGATCGCCGCCAACGTGATGCTGATCCAGAACCTGTGGACCGGGCACAGCGTGCTGACGCCGCTGTGGAGCTTGCCGTACGAGGTCGAGATGTACGTGGTGCTGCCGGTGCTGTACCTGATCGCGCGGCGCGGCGACGCGCTGCGCTGGCTGGTCGGCTTCATGGTGGTCGCGACCGTCGGCGGGTACCTGCTGCGCAAGCTCCAGCACGGGCACATGAACCTGGCCGCGTACGTGCCGTGCTTCCTGGCCGGCGTCATCTGCTACGTGCTGCGCGACCGGATCCGGCCGCGGCTGTCGGGGCGCTGGTGGCCGCTCGTGGTCGTGGGCGCGGTCGCCAGCTACTGCGTGGCCCACACCGTGTCGGATCGGCTGATCTACTGGTTCGGCTGGGTCTACTGCAGCGCGATCGCCCTGGCGATCCCGCTGTTCGCGGACAGCCCGGTCCGCTGGCTCAACCGCGCGGCCGAGCGCGTCGCGACCTACTCGTACGGCATCTACCTCCTGCACGTGCCCGCGTTGCACATCGTGTTCTCGCTGTGGCAGCCGGGGTCGCTCGCGCTCGAGCTGGTGCTGTTCGTCGCCATCACCGTGGCCCTGGCCGTGGTCGCCTACCACGCGATCGAGGCGCCGATGGTCCGCCTCGGGCGTCGGCTGACGAGCAGCTGA
- a CDS encoding ABC-2 family transporter protein produces the protein MMATLRALPTLTRIGLVEALAYRAEMVVWLLTTTMPLVMLGLWTSVADEAPFRAWATRDFVAYYLVVLIVRNLTSNWVAWQMSEEIRTGTVAARLLRPLHPFTGYLGTHLGAVPLRALAVAPVIAIVFASSARGVLVTDGAHLALVAAALIGAWLLTFGVFLCLGALAFFLDKTLGIIEVYFGVFAILSGYLVPLPLLPGWMQDLAAVLPFRSMLGDPVAIVIGRVPDATAAARLVALQWAWAAALLALAAWLWRAGVRRYEAFGG, from the coding sequence ATGATGGCGACGCTGCGGGCGCTGCCGACCTTGACCCGGATCGGCCTGGTCGAGGCGCTGGCGTACCGCGCCGAGATGGTCGTGTGGCTGCTGACGACGACCATGCCGCTGGTCATGCTGGGGCTGTGGACGTCGGTGGCCGACGAGGCGCCGTTCCGGGCCTGGGCCACGCGCGACTTCGTCGCGTACTACCTGGTCGTGCTGATCGTGCGCAACCTGACCAGCAACTGGGTGGCGTGGCAGATGTCCGAGGAGATCCGCACCGGCACCGTGGCCGCGCGGCTGTTGCGACCGCTGCACCCGTTCACCGGCTACCTCGGCACCCACCTGGGCGCGGTGCCGCTGCGGGCGCTCGCGGTCGCGCCGGTGATCGCGATCGTGTTCGCGTCGAGCGCGCGCGGCGTGCTGGTCACCGACGGCGCCCACCTGGCGCTGGTCGCGGCCGCGCTGATCGGCGCGTGGCTGCTCACGTTCGGGGTGTTCCTGTGCCTGGGCGCGCTGGCGTTCTTCCTCGACAAGACCCTGGGCATCATCGAGGTCTACTTCGGCGTGTTCGCGATCCTGTCGGGCTACCTGGTGCCGCTGCCGCTCCTGCCCGGGTGGATGCAGGACCTGGCCGCGGTGCTGCCGTTCCGGTCGATGCTGGGCGATCCGGTCGCGATCGTGATCGGGCGCGTGCCCGACGCCACGGCGGCCGCGCGGCTGGTGGCGTTGCAGTGGGCGTGGGCCGCGGCGCTCCTGGCCCTGGCGGCGTGGCTGTGGCGCGCCGGCGTGCGCCGGTACGAGGCGTTCGGTGGCTAG
- a CDS encoding ABC-2 family transporter protein gives MQYRADFLVSGAMSIYWLGWNLIPLLVLYGDRATVAGWSFGAALVVMANFVIMRGVLEGAVNPSLGAVIEQIRSGAFDYTLLRPADAQFLVSTARFAPWRILDVLGGVGLLIYALVRVDAHPSLAQVGAGVGLLLAGLVVMYSLWIMIVATAFWVVRMDNLIYLLSSVFDAARWPATVFRGTWRFVFTFVIPLAVMTTYPAQAFLGTLTGTAALACLGTAAAVAVVARLVWRLALRSYTSASS, from the coding sequence ATGCAGTACCGCGCCGACTTCCTGGTGTCGGGCGCCATGTCGATCTACTGGCTCGGGTGGAACCTGATCCCCCTCCTGGTGCTCTACGGCGACCGCGCGACCGTGGCCGGGTGGAGCTTCGGCGCCGCGCTGGTCGTGATGGCGAACTTCGTGATCATGCGCGGCGTCCTCGAGGGCGCGGTCAACCCGTCGCTGGGCGCGGTGATCGAGCAGATCCGCTCGGGCGCGTTCGACTACACGCTGCTGCGGCCGGCCGACGCGCAGTTCCTGGTGTCGACCGCGCGGTTCGCGCCGTGGCGCATCCTCGACGTGCTCGGCGGCGTCGGCCTGCTGATCTACGCGCTCGTGCGGGTCGACGCGCACCCCAGCCTGGCGCAGGTCGGCGCCGGCGTCGGGCTCCTGCTCGCCGGCCTGGTCGTCATGTACTCGCTGTGGATCATGATCGTCGCGACCGCGTTCTGGGTCGTGCGCATGGACAACCTGATCTACCTGCTGTCGTCGGTGTTCGACGCGGCGCGCTGGCCGGCGACGGTGTTCCGCGGGACCTGGCGGTTCGTGTTCACGTTCGTCATCCCGCTGGCGGTGATGACGACGTATCCGGCCCAGGCGTTCCTGGGCACGCTGACCGGCACCGCGGCGCTGGCGTGCCTGGGCACCGCCGCGGCCGTCGCCGTCGTCGCCCGGCTGGTCTGGCGGCTGGCGCTGCGCAGCTACACCTCGGCGTCGAGCTGA